In Sphaerisporangium krabiense, the DNA window GAAGTAATCCGCGGTCCTGGGTATTCACATTGGTGCTCTGATTTACCCGCAAACAGGTGTCAAGGCATCGACAGCGGGCACGCGACTCCACGGCTGAACCGGCAGCCTGAGGACTCCGCGCTCACTCGCATTGGAATGCCATGATCACCCAGAACACGATCCTCCCCGCCGTCTCGTGGCTGCGCCGCGCCGCCTGCCGTGGCGAGGACCCGGAGCTGTTCTTCCCGATATCGGCGAAGGGGCCGGGGCACCTGCAGCACGAGCGCGCCAAGGCGGTCTGCCGCCGCTGCCCGGTGCGCGTGCCCTGCCTGGACTACGCCCTGCGCACCGCCCAGGAACACGGCATCTGGGGCGGAACCGACCCTGACGAGCGCAGGGCGAGCGCCCGGCGCTCCCAGGACCGGCGCGTGCGGGTCGGATAGCGGAGACCGCGAAGACCATGGAGACACGGGACGCGGGTAGGGAGGGGTCATGAGCGACGACCTGCCCGACCCGGGCGAGCGGCGGCCCTCGGGGCTGGACGACACCACCGTCGAGGCCCTCGGCAAACTGTCCGAGGCCCTGGAGACCGTGCAGCGCGCCCGCGGCCACCTCTACACCTTCCACCAGCTCACCGGGCACGCCCACCTGCAACTGGAGGAGGCCGTTTCGCTGCTGCGCGCGGCCGGGCACGACACGCACGCCGACGCGCTGACCGCGGATCTGCTCGGCCGCGACGTGCTGCCGGGTCGGTGGACCTTCCAGGTCGTCGAGGAGTACGACGACGGCTACTACCGCTGCTTCACCGAGACCGAGGAGCGGCTCAGGAACGACCTGGCCAAGGGCAGGCGCCACATCTACGAGTCCGAGATGAAGCGGCGCCTGCAGAGGTGAGCGGACGGGATCACTTGAGCGCGCCCGCGGTCAGGCCGGCCTGGATCTGCCGCTGGAAGATCGTGTAGACCACCAGCATGGGCAGGATCGCCATGCTGAGGGCCGCGAACAGCGCCGCCCAGTCCGCGTCGTAGCCGGCGGCCGTGGAGATGTCGGCGATGCCCTGCGTGAGCACCCACTTGTCCTTCGACTGGCCGCTGAGCAGCACCAGCGGGATCTGGTACTGGTTCCACTGCCCGAGCACGTTGAAGATCGTGATGCTCACGATGCCGGGCCTGGCCAGCGGCAGCATGATCTGGAAGAACACCCGGGCGTGCGAGGCGCCGTCCACGAACGCCGCCTCGGCCACCGCCCCGGGCAGCGTGCGGAAGAACGCCGACAGGAAGAACACGGTGAACGGCAGCGAGTAGGCGATGTACACGAGCACCAGCCCGCCGTAGCTGTCCAGCCCGATCAGCGGGCCGATGACCGGCAGGCTCCCCATGGTGCGAACGACGAAGAACAGCGGCGTCAGCGCCAGGTACACCGGGAAGGCCAGGCCCGAGACGAACAGCAGGTAGACGGCCCGGTCGCCGCGGAACCGGTAGCGCGCGAGCACGTAGGCCGCCATCGAGCCGAGCAGCATCGTGCCGGCCGTGCCGAGGCCCACCACCACGACGCTGTTGAGCATGTACCTGCCGACGTGCGCCTGCTCCCAGGCGCGCGCCCAGTTGTCCCACCGCGGGACGGCGGGCAGCGACCAGGCGCTGCCGAAGATCTCGTCCTCGGTCTTCACCGACGCCAGGAACGTCCACGCGATCGGGACCACGACCAGCGCCGTCCACACCAGCAGCGCCGCGTGCGACAGCCCGGCCAGCGGGCCGAGCACGCGCCGCCGCCGCTCGCGGGCCGCGCTCCTGGCGAGCGCGACCGGCTGGGATCCCGCCTGAGACGTCACGTCCCGGCCCCTTTCACAACTCGGCTCAGAACTCGACCCGCTCGCGGCGCGACAGCCGCAGGGCGACCGCCGCGAAGGCGACCGTGAAGAAGAACAGCACCACGCCCATCGCCGAGGCGTAGCCGAACTTGAAGTACTGGAAGGCGTTGCGGTAGATCTCGGCGGCCATGACCGTCGTCGCGTGGTCGGGCCCGCCGTGCTCGGCGGTCATCACCCACACGATCGCGAAGACGTCCAGGGCGGCGATGCCGAGGTAGATCCACCCGACCTGCACGGTGTCCCACAGCAGGGGCAGGGTGACGCGGAAGAACAGCCGCCCGCGGCCCGCCCCGTCGATCTCCGCCGCCTCGTACAGCTCGCGCGGGATGGACGCCATGCCCGCCGAGAACAGCACGACGTAGAAGCCGACCGCCTGCCAGATCAGCACGCCGAGGATCGACCACAGCGCCACGCCGGGGTCGGACAGGAAGCCGACCGGCTCCAGGCCGAGGGCGATCAGCGGGGCGTTCAGCATGCCGCTCTCGTCCGGCCGGAACACCTGCTGGAACAGCACGGCGACGATCGCGACGGCCAGCACCTGGGGGAAGAAGAAGACCACGCGGTAGAACCGGGCGCCGAACACCCCCGAGGCCGCCGTGGAGCCGCCCGCGTTGAGCAGGAAGGCGAAGAACAGCGCGATGACCAGCGTTCCGATCGGCATCAGGACCAGCAGCAGGCCGTTGTGGCGCACGGCGGTCCAGAACACGCCGTCCCCCAGCAGCCGCTGGAAGTTGGCCAGGCCCACGAAGCCGGGCGCCGCGCTGACCCCGCGCCAGTCGGTCATCGCGATGGAGAACGCCTGGGCGTAGGGGGAGATCACGTAGATGAGGTAGAGCAGCACCGGGGCCGCGAGGAACCCGATGATGAACCGCGCCCGGGTGAAGGCGGCGCGGTTGGCGGTGAGGGACCTTCTCGTGCGGTCGGCCACGCTGTTCTCCCTGGTACCGCTGTGCGGCTGCTTCGCTGGTCGCCGGCCGTGGCCCGAGGGTCCGCGCCGGGCCGCGGGGGCCCGGCGCGAGGGCCCCTGGTCAGCGGCGGGTGTACTTCTTCACCGAGGCGTCGTTCCTGATCTCGTCGGACTTGCGCTGGATCCGGTCCGCCCACGCGGCCACCGGCAGGCGGCCCGCCATGAGCTGGCCCGTCGCGGCGGCGGCCTCGTCGTGCAGCTCCTTGTACCACTGGCGGAACCGGAAGTAGGTGGTGTTCTCGCCCGCCTCCTTCAGCCGGGCCGCCGCGCTGCGCAGCCCCGGCTTCAGCGTGCGGCCCTCGGCCGCCCCCTTCACCACGGTCAGCGTGCTCACCATCTCGCTGAACCTTCCCGCGCCCTCCTTGGAGAGCATCGCGCGCATGTACTCCATGCCCGCGCGCGGGTTCGCCGACCGCGCGGCGACGAAGAACTCCTCACCCGGCCGGGAGTGCAGCGTGCCGTACGGCAGGGCGTCGGAGGCGGTGAACGACGGCAGCGGGAACATGGCGTACCCGAAGTCGGGGGGCGTGGTGTCCTTCTGCTCGTTCTCCAGCCACGACCCGCACGGCAGCATGGCGACCTGGTACTTGTTGTGCGCGGTCTGGGTCTGGATGTGGTCCAGTCCCTCGGTGCCGCGCAGCAGGTACTTCGCGCCGAGGCCGGCGAAGGCGGTGGCGGCGGTGGCGACCGGCTCGGCCTTCCACGCGCCCTCGGCCAGGTTGTCGATGTCCTTCAGCACCTCGACGCCGCCGATCTTGGCGGCGAGGGTGAGGATCGTCTCGTAGATGTAGAACGGGTGCTTGCCCGCGTAGGTGAACGGAGCGCACTTCCCCGACTTCTGGATCCTCTCGCAGAGCGCGGTGAACTCCTCCCACGTCTTGGGCACCTGCCAGCCGTTGTCGCCGAACAGCTTGGTGGAGTACCAGATGCCCCAGACCGTGCTGGCGTAGTTGAGGACGCAGTAGGCGCCGTCGTAGGTGCCGAGCTCGACGGCCGAGGGCAGGATCGTGTCCCGCACCTTGACGGCGGGGTCGTCCCAGCTCGGGGCGTCCAGCAGCGGGCCGAGGTCCTGGAGCTGGCCGTCCTGCGCCAGCGCGCCGAAGTCCATCGCGTTGTCGCCGGAGTTGTTGACGAACTCCGGCGGGTTCCCTCCGGCGAAGCGGGGCTGGAGCGTCTTGGCGATCTCCTTGGTCGCCGTGTGCTTGATCGCCGCCTTCGGATGCCTGGCGGCGAACAGGGGCTCGTGCACCTGGCGGGCGTAGGCGTCGCCGAAGCCGCCGTCGAAGATCACCACCTCGAACGGGGCGGTCTCGGCTATGCCGAGCGGGTTGGCCGCCGACGTGGCCCCGGTGGCCGCCGGGGCGGGGGCGCCGGACCCGCCTCCGGGGGACGCGCAGGCCGCGAGCGCGCCTCCGGGGAGCAGGACGCCCGCGAGGGCCGCCGCGCGCAGCAGCTCGCGCCGGGTGAAGGAGTTGTCCGCCATTGGTCCTCCTGGGGGGTGGAGAGGGGGAACTTCAGCCGCCGCGGCGGATGCGCCCCGCGTACCGGGCCTCCAGGGCGCGGTTGTGCTCGTCGCCGCCGACGACGTTGGCCGAGCGGTAGATCGGGGGCTCCTCGCCCGCCTCCGTCAGCGCCCGCACCACTTCGGCGACCACCATCTGCGCCAGCAGCGCCGAGGTGATCGTGGACACCGCCCCGAACGTGCCGCCCCCGGGCAGCCGCAGCACCGCGTCGCCGTAGGGGGCGCCGTTGTCGAGCACCACGTCGGCGATGTCCATCAGCTTCCGGCCTGAGGGGTGCCGCGAGGCCATCGCGGCGCTGTGGCGCACCGACGTCAGCGCGACCAGGGGATGGCCGCGCTCCTTGATGAGGGACGCCAGCTCCACCACCGAGCCGTTGACCCCGGAGCTGGAGATCAGCACGAACGCGTCCCCCGGCCGGACCGGCGCCAGCTCGTAGACGCGGCGGGCCACCGCCGGGTCGCGTTCCAGCTCGGCCGAGCCCAGCAGGGACGCGGGCTCCCCGCCGTACAGGACCAGATCGCGCAGCGCCAGCCGGTTGGCCGGGACCAGGCCGCCCGCGCGGCCCGCGATCTCCATCGCGATGGCCTCGGAGTGGCCGGAGCCGAACGCCTGGATCACCCCGCCGGCGCGCAGGGCGGCGGTGAGCAGCGCCGCGGCCTCCCGCACGGCCTCCGCCCGCCCCGTGGCGACCTCGCGCACCAGCATCTCGACCTCCCGGGCGTAGGCGCCGGCACTGATGTCCAAAATTATTCCTTTCATTAAGGAGTGATCAGATGAAAATAATTGCCCAGCACCGGCCGCTTAGCAAGAGGAGCTTCGTGGCATTCTGGACATCGGCCCGCGCCGCGGACCGGACGACAGGCGCCGCTCATGCGCCAGAATGGGCGGGGGCCGTCACCACGGGCGCGGCCATCGCGGGCGGCCGCGTCGACGAGGCATCGGGAAGTCATGAGCGAAGATCAGATCAGGCGGGTGCTCGGCCTGCTCTCCCAGGACGACACGCTGCGGGTCTTCTCCGCCCTCGTCCTGCACGGCACGACGGGGGAGTGCGGCCTCGCCCCCGAGGCCGAGCGGCGGGCGCTGGACCGCCTCGAACGCGGCGGCCTCGTCACCCGGGACTCCGGCGGCTGGCGCGCCCGGCGCGAGCGGTTCCGCGAGCTGCTGCACGCCACCACCCCGCCGCCCGCCCCCGCGCCCGACGCCGAGAGCCGGGTGCTGCAGACCTTCCTGGTCGAGGGCCGCCTGCGCGCCATCCCCACCCGGCGCGAGAAGCGCCTCGCCGTGCTCGGCTACATCGCCCGCGTCTTCGAGCCCGGCGTCCGCTACCCCGAGAAGGACGTCAACGTCGCGCTGCGGGCCTTCCACGACGACTACGCGGCGCTGCGCCGCTACCTCATCGACGAGGGCCTGCTCGCCAGGGAGAACAACGTCTACTGGCGCAGCGGCGGCCCCGTGGACGTCTGAGCCGCGGCGAGACGTCTCACACGCCGAGGAGCTCGGCGAGCCTGGCCGCGTTGCGCTGGGCGTTGTCCGCGCAGCAGTTGTTCATCAGCACGTGGACGCGCGGGGTGCGGGCCGCCAGGTCCGCGATCTCGCCCGCCCAGCGCGCCAGCTCCTCCTCGGAGTACAGGTAGCCGAACCGCTCCTCGATCACCTTGCTCGCCCACAGCCGCGAGTGCCCGTGGAAGCGCACCACCGCGAGCTCGGCGGTCGCCGCGAGCACCGGCGGGATCGACGACGGATGCCCCTGCGGCATGTCGACGCTCACGTACGGGACGCCGTGCTCCGCGAGGAACCCCAGCGTCGCGTCCCGCGCGTCCCGCGACATCCACGCGGCGTTGCGGAACTCCACGCAGGCGGTCATCGGCGCGCACCGCCGCACGGCGTCCAGGACGGTGCGCCTGGCGCGCTCGCCCGGGGCGAACCACGGCGGGAACTGGAACAGCACCGCGCCGAGCCGGCCCGCCTCGTGCAGGGGCCTGATCGTGCCGAGGAACCGCGCCCAGACCTCCTCGGCGACCGCCGCGGGCACGTCCCGGGGATAGACGCTGGTCTTGGCGGTGCCGAGCCGCTCCCGCAGGTCCTTGTAGAGGGTGCGCACCGGGGTGGGGTGGCCGGTGAGCAGCGAGAACGCCTTGACGTTGAACGTGAAGTCCGGCGGGGTGCGCGCGAGCCAGGCCTGGACGGTGCGCGAGGACGGCGGCGAGTAGTAGGTGGCGTCCACCTCCACCAGCGGGAACCGCGAGGCGTAGTGGGCGAGCCGCGCCGCCGGTGTCGTCGCCTCCGCCGGGTACCACCCGGACGTCAGCAGGCTCTTGTCCGTCCACGACGCGGTGCCGACCAGTATCCCCTTGCGGTCACTCTCACGATGATCGACATCGAGCATCCCGCCCCTCTACCACCACACCTCCCGCCAAACCTTCGCGCGGCGGCGCGGATCAGGAGGCGCCGTCGTGCGGGTGGTCGGGGGTGCCCTGGTCGAGGGGGACGGCGGCGGCGCGGACGAGGTCGAGCTGGACGGTCTGGCGGGGGAGGATCGCGTCCAGCAGCCAGTTGCCCGCGATGCGGGTCCGGCCGCCGGGAACGGCCAGCAGGTGGTAGCCGCGGGCCACCACCTTGGCGGGCACACCCGACAGCGGGACGCCGAGCGGGTCGGCCGCGGCCTTCACCCCGCCGAGGTCCACCACGAAGCCGAGGTCGTGGTGCTCGTAGGGACGGCGCTCGCCGTGGCCGTAGGAGGCGGCGATGTTGTCGGCGGCCCGCTTGCCCTGGCGGGTGGCGTGCTGGGCGGTCATGGCCGTGTGCTCGCCGGGCCGGGTCAGGTCGGGCACGGCCGCCGCGTCGCCGATCGCGAAGATCTCCGGGTGGCCCGGCACGTTCAGGTACTCGTCCACCTCCAGGCGGCCCTTCGCCGTGGGCAGGCCGAGCGACTCCACCAGCGGGTCGGGGCGCACGCCCACGCACCAGATCAGCGAGCGCGTGGGGACGAACTCCCCGTCGGACAGCCGGACGCCGTCGCCGGTCGCCTCCTCCACCGTCGTGCCGGGGCGGATGTCGATGCCGCGGCCGGCGAGCGTGGCGTGCGCGGTGCGCGAGAGCCGCTCGTCCAGCTCGGGCAGGATGCGGGGGGCCTTGTCGACGAGCAGCCAGCGCAGCGGCCGGCCGGCCAGACCCGGCCGCCGCTTCGCGGTGTCGGCCGTGAGGAGCTGTCCCTGGGCGGCGACCTCGGTGCCGGTGTAGCCCGCGCCCACGACGACGAACGTGCACCGCGCGTCGCGCTCCTTGGGGTCGTCCTCGGCGTCGGCCAGCTCGATCTGGCGGATCAGGTGGTCGCGCAGGTACAACGCCTCGGCGATGCTGCGGAAGCCGTGGGCGTGCTCCACCACGCCCGGGACGGGCAGCAGCTTGTTGACGCTGCCCACGGCGATCACCAGGCGGTCGTAGCGCAGCTCGCGCCGGCCGCCCTCGGCGTCGGTGCACGTGACGCGGCGCGCCTCGGCGTCCACCTCGTCGACGCTCGCCAGCAGGTGGCGCACGCCGGGCAGGCTCCCGGCCAGCGGGACCGCCACCTTGCGCGGGTCCAGGATCCCCGCCGCGACCTCCGGCAGCAGCGGCAGGTACAGGAAGTAGTCGGTCGGGTTGACCAGCACGATCTCGATCGCGCCCTTGGCCAGCCGGGACAGGCGGCGCGCGGCGCTGTAGCCCGCGAATCCGCCGCCGGCGATGACGACCCGCTGCCGGTTGCCCATCGGTCCTCCCTCGATCCGCGTTCGGCCGCACGCCGTCCACGCGTGCGTGCCTCCTTTGTCGCGTACCCGGTCTCCCCCGGAGAAACCTGGGCGGGAGGACGGTCCGTCGCGGCCATTTACCTACCTTTCAACTTGGTTATCATGGCGGTCAAGATCGGAACCCGGCACGGCCGGCGACGGGGCACGCCGCCGCCTGCCGGGAGGCACGCCGTACCGCAGGGACGCGAACGAACGGGGATGCTGATGATCAGGAGAAGGCTCGCCGCCGGAGCCGCCGCGCTCGGCCTCGTCCTCGCCGCGGCCGGTTGCGGCTCCGGCGACTCGGGCGGCTCGGGCGGTTCCGGCGGGCAGGGGAGCACGGCCGGGGCCGCCTTCACGTACTGGACCAGCGGCTGGAAACCCGACCAGATCGCCGCCGTGGACGCCGCCTTCGCCAAGGCCAACCCCGGCATGCGCGCCAAGGGCGAGTACATCGCCAGCTCCGACCAGTACCTGCCCAAGGTCGTCGCCGCCCTGAAGAACGGCACGCAGCCCACCGTCCTGCTCACCCAGAACCCCTCCGACCTCCCCGTGGTGGCGCAGAGCGGCAAGCTGATCCCGCTGGACGGCAAGCTGACCGCCGAGACCGACGCCCTGTACCCCGGCATCAAGGAGTCCCTGTTCCACAAGGGCCGCCAGCTCGGCATCGCCCTCGGCGGCGTCGGCGACGTCGTGCTCTTCTACGACAAGAAGGCCTTCGCCGCGGCCGGCATCGACGGCCCGCCCGCGACCTGGGCCGAGCTGGCCGCCGACGCCAAGAAGCTGTCGGACCCGGCCAAGGGGAAGTACGGCTTCTACGTGCCGCTCGGCGAGGCCGAATGGATCAGCTTCGCCTGGGCCCCCATGCTGTACGCCGAGGGCGGGTCCTTCCTCACCCCGGACGGCACCGCGACGGCCTTCAACAGCCCGCAGGGCGTCAAGGCGCTCACCACGTGGGTGGACCTGCTGCGGAGCAAGGCCGCGCCGAGCACCAGCTACGCCCAGGCCGGCAGCTTCGACGGCGCCCCCGCCTTCGCCGGCGGCGCGGTGGCGATGATCGTCGACGGGCAGTGGGCCGTGAGCACCTTCCGGGAGGCCGGGGTGGACTTCGGCGTCGCCCCCATGCCCCGCGGCGACGCCGGGACCGCGACCAGCCTGGGCATCGGCGTGGCCGCCCTGCTGAGGACCGACCCCGCCGCCGAGAAGGCGGGCCTGGCGTTCCTGAAGTTCCTGGCGAGCCCCGCCCAGGGCGCCTACCTCGCCGTCCAGAGCGGCGGCCTGCCCTCCGCGCCCGAGCAACTGGACCAGCCCCTGCTCAAGGAGCACATCGCCAAGGACCCGACGTACGAGGTGTTCGCCGAGGCCGAGAAGACCGGCAAGGTCCGCCCGATCACCCCCGCCTACAACGCGATCTCCCAGAGCCTGTGGACCCAGATCAACGCCGCCCTGCAGGGCAGGAAGACCCCGCAGGAGGCCCTCGCCCAGGCCGCCAAGGAGGGTGACGCGGCCCTGAAGAAGCTCGGATGACCTCCGCCGCCCGGACGACGCGCCGGGCCCTGCCGTACCGGATCGGCGGCCGGCGCGGCCCGGGGGAGGCCCGGACCGGGGGCGGGCGGGGGACCAGGACGCTCGCCTACGCGTTCGTGGCGCCGACCGTGGTGCTCACCGTCGTGTTCTCCCTGGTCCCGCTGGGAATGTTGCTGTGGCGCAGCCTGCACGGCGGCGGGGTGTTCGACCTGGAGCCCCGCTTCGTCGGCCTGGACAACTACACCGCGATGCTCGCCGAGGGCGGCGGCCAGGCCCTCGGCGTCACCGCCGTCTACACCGCCGGCTTCGTGGTGCTGACGATGGGCGCGGGCCTGGGGCTGGCGCTGCTGCTCAACTCGCGCGCGCCCGGGGTGGCGCGGCTGCGCGCCCCGTTCGTCGTCCCGTTGGTCGTGCCCGTGGTCGCCACCGCGCTGATCTGGGCGAACATGTTCGCGCCGCGGTTCGGCGTCGTCAACAGGGTGCTCGCGGCCCTGGGCCTGCCGCAGGCCGACATCCTGTCCGCGCCGGGGCCCGCGCTGCTCGCCGTGCTGACCTTCGGCGCGTGGCAGTTCTTCGGGCAGAACGTCATCCTCTACGTCGCCGCGCTGAAGTCCGTCCCCCGGGACGTGCTGGACGCGGCGGCCGTGGACGGCGCGGGGGCCTGGCGCAGGTTCCGGCACGTGCAGTGGCCGCTGACCCGCCGCCACACCCTGCTCATCTGGGTCGTCACCACCCTCACCGGCCTGCAGACCTTCACCCAGATCTACGTCCTCACCCAGGGCGGCCCGGACGGCGCCACCTCCACCGCCCTGTACTACGTCTACGACCAGGGGTTCGTCCAGTTCGACACCGGCAGGGCGAACGCCATGGGCGTCGCCCTGTTCCTGCTGTCCCTGCTGGTCACCGTCGTGCAGCTCTGGCTGGTGGGACGGTCGGGCCGTGCCCGCTAGCCTTCTCGCCCGGCGCGCGGCGGTCTACGTGGCGCTCGGCCTCGCCGTCGCGATCGTGGCGTTCCCGCTCGTCTGGATGACGCTGAGCGCTCTGAAGACCAACGCCGAGGTGATCAACCCGGCCGCGCCGCCGTGGCCCGCCGCGCCGCGGTGGTCCAACATCGGCAGGGCGCTCTCCCAGGCCCCCTTCGGCCGCTGGTACCTCAACACCGCGGTCTTCGGGGTCGCCGCCACGGCGGGACAGCTCATCACGGGGCTGCTCGCCGGCTACGCCTTCGCCCTGCTCGACTTCCCCTTCAAGCGGACGCTGTTCCTCCTCGCCCTGAGCGGCCTGATGGTGCCGTTCAGCGCCATCATCGTCCCCATGTCGGAGCTTCTCGGCGCCCTGGGCTGGCTGAACACCTATCAGGGCCTGATCGTGCCGAACGTCGCCTCGGCCCTGGGCGCGTTCCTGTTCCGCCAGTTCTTCCTCGGCACGCCCCGGGAGCTCGGCGAGGCCGCCCGCCTCGACGGCGCCTCCGAGCTACGCGTGTTCCTCCGGGTGTACGCCCCGCTGGCCCGTCCGGTGATCGCCGCCCTGGCGATCATCCTGTTCCTGCAGAACTGGAACAACTTCCTGTTCCCGCTCATCGTGGTGAACACCACCGACATGGCCGTGCTCTCCCAGGGCCTGTCGGTCTTCCGCAGCCAGTTCACGACCGACTACAACCTGATCATGGCCGCGTCCCTGATCGCCGTCGTCCCCGTCCTGCTCCTCGCCGTCACCGCCCAGCGCCACATCATCGAAGGCATCACCCTGGGCGCCCTGGACTGAGCGCCGCGCCTTCCAGGGGAGGAGGTCTTCCGCGCGACCGTCGGCGACCCGGGGCGCCGGGACCGCGTGCGGCCCGGCGCCGATCGTTCCGTCAGGGGCGGGGGAAGAGGGCCGCGACGGTCTCGCGGATGTGGGTGCTGGGGTGGCCGATGAGCTTGTGCAGATCGCCGGGGGTGGCGGAGAGGGCGCCGCGGGAGATGTCGACGTCCATCGCGGCGTACAGCTCGGCGACCGGCTCGGGCATGCCCGTGGCGGCCAGGACGCGCGCGTACTCCTCGGGCGACAGGTTCTGGTAGACGACCTCGCGGGGCGTGGCGGCGCCGACCTCGACGGCGAGCTCGCGCATGGTCCAGCCGACGTCGCCCGACAGCTCGTACACGGTGTTGTCGTGGTTCTCGACCTCGCCGGGGCCCGCGCCGATCAGCACGGCGACGGCGGCGGCGGCGTAGTCGGCCCGCGTGGCGCTGGCGATGAGCCCGTCGCCCGCGCTGCCGACGATGACGCCGTGCTCGGCGCCGTTGATGATCGCGGCGTGGTAGTTCTCGCTGTACCAGCCGTTGCGCAGGAAGCTGTACGGCACGCCCGAGGCGCGGATGTACTCCTCCGTGGCCCGGTGGTCGGGGGCGACGGCGAGCGGGCTGATGTCGGCCTGGAGCACGCTGGTGTAGGCGAGCAGGGCCACGCCGGCAGCGGCGGCGGCGTCCACGACGGCCTTGTGCTGGGCGACCCGGGTGCCGAGGTCGGGGCCGGAGATCAGCAGCACGCGGTCGCCGGCGCCGAAGACGTTCGCCAGGGTCTCCGGCCGGTCGTAGTCCGCCTCCCGGACCTGGACTCCCCGTTCCGCGAGGTCGGCGGCCTTCGCGGGATTCCGTACGGCGGCGACGAGCTGGTCGGCGGGCACGGTGGCCAGCAGGCCTTCCATGACGAGCCGGCCAAGCTGACCGGTCGCGGCGGTGACGACGATCATGGGTTCGATCTCCTGTGAGTCGGGGTTCGAGCGTAGGCTAGTACTAACTGTGAGATAGTGCCAGAGGATCGGTAAGTGCTCTCCCGGGTATAGCACGGAGACCGTAAGCTGGTGTTATGGAAAAGCAGGGCACGAAGGCGCGGCGGGCGCGGGCGTCGCACACGCGCGCCGGGCGGGAGCCGGTCGTGGCGGACGGGCGGGACGCGTGCGCGCGCGACGAGGACGTGCGCGCCCCCGACGAGCACGACGAGGTCGCCTTCGACGTGTTCGCGCGCGGCTGCCCGTCCCGCGAGACCATGGAGCATCTCACCGGCCGCTGGGGCATCCTCGCCATGGCCGCGCTCGCCGACGGCACCTACCGCTTCAACGCCCTGCGCCGCCGCGTCGACGGCGTCAGCGAGAAGATGCTGGCCCAGACCCTGCAAGCCCTCGAACGCGACGGCATGGTCCACCGCGCCGCCCAGCCCAGCATCCCGCCCAAGGTCGAGTACAGCCTCACCCCGCTCGGCCGCGAGGCCGCGCGCCGCCTGGCCGGGCTCATCGAATGGCTGGAGGGCGAGATGCCCGAGGTCATGACGTCCCGCGCCGTCTACGACACCGCGAAGAGCGCCGCACCCCGCTCCTGAGCGCCGGGGCCGTCAGCGGGCGCGGCGCCGTAGCCAGGCGCGGGTGCCGAACGAACCGCAGGACGCCGCCGCCACCGGGACGGCGAACTCCAGAGCGGACGCGAACGCCTCCTCGTCCAGGTCCCGGGCCCGTCCCGATCCGCCGAGCGCGCGGCACAGCGCGAAGGTCAGCGCGCCGTGCAGCACGTCGCCCGCGCCCAGGGTGTCCACCACCGCGACCTCGGGGACCGGCAGCGCCCGCACCGGCCCCGCCCCTCGCCACAGCACCGGCGCCGCGCCCCGCGTGACCGCCGTCCACGGCACGCCCGCCGCGCGCAGCCGCGCGAGGACGTCCTCGGGCCCGCCCGCGCCCGGCGGGCGGAAGTCGGCCGACACCACCGCCACGTCCACATGCGGCAGCAGCCCGGCCGTGCCCGGCTTCCAGCTTCCCCCGTCCAGCAGGACGAGGCGTTCCCGCCGCCGGGCCAGCCGCGCCGCCTCCAGGGCGAGCGCGGGGTGGTGGCCGTCCAGG includes these proteins:
- a CDS encoding PfkB family carbohydrate kinase; its protein translation is MTSRALFAGLCTLDLVQAVERPPSANEKVTALRQTVAAGGPAANAAVTFAHLGGAATLVSAVGRHPLAAGIRADLSERGVRLLDLTPDAADPPAVSTIMVSRGGDRAVVSVNAAGLDVRPPPDLDELVAASAVVHLDGHHPALALEAARLARRRERLVLLDGGSWKPGTAGLLPHVDVAVVSADFRPPGAGGPEDVLARLRAAGVPWTAVTRGAAPVLWRGAGPVRALPVPEVAVVDTLGAGDVLHGALTFALCRALGGSGRARDLDEEAFASALEFAVPVAAASCGSFGTRAWLRRRAR
- a CDS encoding NAD(P)H-binding protein, yielding MIVVTAATGQLGRLVMEGLLATVPADQLVAAVRNPAKAADLAERGVQVREADYDRPETLANVFGAGDRVLLISGPDLGTRVAQHKAVVDAAAAAGVALLAYTSVLQADISPLAVAPDHRATEEYIRASGVPYSFLRNGWYSENYHAAIINGAEHGVIVGSAGDGLIASATRADYAAAAVAVLIGAGPGEVENHDNTVYELSGDVGWTMRELAVEVGAATPREVVYQNLSPEEYARVLAATGMPEPVAELYAAMDVDISRGALSATPGDLHKLIGHPSTHIRETVAALFPRP
- a CDS encoding carbohydrate ABC transporter permease; translation: MTSAARTTRRALPYRIGGRRGPGEARTGGGRGTRTLAYAFVAPTVVLTVVFSLVPLGMLLWRSLHGGGVFDLEPRFVGLDNYTAMLAEGGGQALGVTAVYTAGFVVLTMGAGLGLALLLNSRAPGVARLRAPFVVPLVVPVVATALIWANMFAPRFGVVNRVLAALGLPQADILSAPGPALLAVLTFGAWQFFGQNVILYVAALKSVPRDVLDAAAVDGAGAWRRFRHVQWPLTRRHTLLIWVVTTLTGLQTFTQIYVLTQGGPDGATSTALYYVYDQGFVQFDTGRANAMGVALFLLSLLVTVVQLWLVGRSGRAR
- a CDS encoding NAD(P)/FAD-dependent oxidoreductase, translated to MGNRQRVVIAGGGFAGYSAARRLSRLAKGAIEIVLVNPTDYFLYLPLLPEVAAGILDPRKVAVPLAGSLPGVRHLLASVDEVDAEARRVTCTDAEGGRRELRYDRLVIAVGSVNKLLPVPGVVEHAHGFRSIAEALYLRDHLIRQIELADAEDDPKERDARCTFVVVGAGYTGTEVAAQGQLLTADTAKRRPGLAGRPLRWLLVDKAPRILPELDERLSRTAHATLAGRGIDIRPGTTVEEATGDGVRLSDGEFVPTRSLIWCVGVRPDPLVESLGLPTAKGRLEVDEYLNVPGHPEIFAIGDAAAVPDLTRPGEHTAMTAQHATRQGKRAADNIAASYGHGERRPYEHHDLGFVVDLGGVKAAADPLGVPLSGVPAKVVARGYHLLAVPGGRTRIAGNWLLDAILPRQTVQLDLVRAAAVPLDQGTPDHPHDGAS
- a CDS encoding winged helix-turn-helix transcriptional regulator — protein: MEKQGTKARRARASHTRAGREPVVADGRDACARDEDVRAPDEHDEVAFDVFARGCPSRETMEHLTGRWGILAMAALADGTYRFNALRRRVDGVSEKMLAQTLQALERDGMVHRAAQPSIPPKVEYSLTPLGREAARRLAGLIEWLEGEMPEVMTSRAVYDTAKSAAPRS
- a CDS encoding extracellular solute-binding protein — its product is MLMIRRRLAAGAAALGLVLAAAGCGSGDSGGSGGSGGQGSTAGAAFTYWTSGWKPDQIAAVDAAFAKANPGMRAKGEYIASSDQYLPKVVAALKNGTQPTVLLTQNPSDLPVVAQSGKLIPLDGKLTAETDALYPGIKESLFHKGRQLGIALGGVGDVVLFYDKKAFAAAGIDGPPATWAELAADAKKLSDPAKGKYGFYVPLGEAEWISFAWAPMLYAEGGSFLTPDGTATAFNSPQGVKALTTWVDLLRSKAAPSTSYAQAGSFDGAPAFAGGAVAMIVDGQWAVSTFREAGVDFGVAPMPRGDAGTATSLGIGVAALLRTDPAAEKAGLAFLKFLASPAQGAYLAVQSGGLPSAPEQLDQPLLKEHIAKDPTYEVFAEAEKTGKVRPITPAYNAISQSLWTQINAALQGRKTPQEALAQAAKEGDAALKKLG
- a CDS encoding carbohydrate ABC transporter permease; protein product: MPASLLARRAAVYVALGLAVAIVAFPLVWMTLSALKTNAEVINPAAPPWPAAPRWSNIGRALSQAPFGRWYLNTAVFGVAATAGQLITGLLAGYAFALLDFPFKRTLFLLALSGLMVPFSAIIVPMSELLGALGWLNTYQGLIVPNVASALGAFLFRQFFLGTPRELGEAARLDGASELRVFLRVYAPLARPVIAALAIILFLQNWNNFLFPLIVVNTTDMAVLSQGLSVFRSQFTTDYNLIMAASLIAVVPVLLLAVTAQRHIIEGITLGALD